In a single window of the Nilaparvata lugens isolate BPH chromosome 1, ASM1435652v1, whole genome shotgun sequence genome:
- the LOC111048429 gene encoding lysozyme 2-like isoform X2 — MNKLLPLIFAVFSPYMLSDKGSIIVRGDLIIEPITNKCLTCICNGASRCGLEVKCDGDVCGVFSIGYEYWLDSNSPTLPFDSPESEGAYIRCVSDLSCGAEVVANYMKKNPYDCDSDGLVTCWDYAGLHNRGKLECAGFWDIDFEMNYKSCMDNSSMILDFGIE, encoded by the exons ATGAATAAGCTACTACCACTTATTTTTGCAGTTTTCTCTCCATATATGTTGTCTGATAAAGGCTCCATTATTG TACGTGGAGATCTAATTATCGAGCCGATCACCAACAAATGCCTGACGTGTATTTGCAACGGAGCGAGTCGATGTGGTCTAGAAGTGAAGTGCGACGGAGATGTGTGTGGCGTTTTCTCCATTGGCTACGAGTATTGGCTGGACTCCAACTCACCCACACTGCCCTTCGATAGCCCCGAATCAGAAGGAG CGTACATTAGATGCGTCTCAGATCTTAGCTGTGGTGCAGAAGTGGTTGCCAATTATATGAAGAAAAATCCATAT GATTGCGATTCAGATGGCTTAGTGACTTGTTGGGACTATGCTGGATTACACAACAGGGGAAAGTTGGAATGCGCAGGATTTTGGGATATCGATTTCGAAATGAACTATAAATCCTGTATGGATAATTCAAGTATGATCTTAGACTTTGGAatcgaataa
- the LOC120349415 gene encoding lysozyme 3-like isoform X1, translated as MNKLLPLIFAVFSPYLLSDEGSIIEVRGDLIIEPITNKCLTCICNGASRCGLEVKCDGDVCGVFSIGYEYWLDSNSPTLPFDSPESEGAYIRCVSDLSCGAEVVANYMKKNPYDCDSDGLVTCWDYAGLHNRGKLECAGFWDIDFEMNYKSCMNNSSMILDFGIE; from the exons ATGAATAAGCTACTACCACTTATTTTTGCAGTTTTCTCTCCATATCTGTTGTCTGATGAAGGCTCCATTATTG AAGTACGTGGAGATCTAATTATCGAGCCGATCACCAACAAATGCCTGACGTGTATTTGCAACGGAGCGAGTCGATGTGGTCTCGAAGTGAAGTGCGACGGAGATGTGTGTGGCGTTTTCTCCATTGGCTACGAGTATTGGCTGGACTCCAACTCACCCACACTGCCCTTCGATAGCCCCGAATCAGAAGGAG CGTACATAAGATGCGTCTCAGATCTTAGCTGTGGTGCAGAAGTGGTTGCCAACTATATGAAGAAAAATCCATAT GATTGCGATTCAGATGGCTTAGTGACTTGTTGGGACTATGCTGGATTACACAACAGGGGAAAGTTGGAATGCGCAGGATTTTGGGATATcgattttgaaatgaactataaATCCTGTATGAATAATTCAAGTATGATTTTAGACTTTGGAatcgaataa
- the LOC111048429 gene encoding lysozyme 3-like isoform X1, with product MNKLLPLIFAVFSPYMLSDKGSIIEVRGDLIIEPITNKCLTCICNGASRCGLEVKCDGDVCGVFSIGYEYWLDSNSPTLPFDSPESEGAYIRCVSDLSCGAEVVANYMKKNPYDCDSDGLVTCWDYAGLHNRGKLECAGFWDIDFEMNYKSCMDNSSMILDFGIE from the exons ATGAATAAGCTACTACCACTTATTTTTGCAGTTTTCTCTCCATATATGTTGTCTGATAAAGGCTCCATTATTG AAGTACGTGGAGATCTAATTATCGAGCCGATCACCAACAAATGCCTGACGTGTATTTGCAACGGAGCGAGTCGATGTGGTCTAGAAGTGAAGTGCGACGGAGATGTGTGTGGCGTTTTCTCCATTGGCTACGAGTATTGGCTGGACTCCAACTCACCCACACTGCCCTTCGATAGCCCCGAATCAGAAGGAG CGTACATTAGATGCGTCTCAGATCTTAGCTGTGGTGCAGAAGTGGTTGCCAATTATATGAAGAAAAATCCATAT GATTGCGATTCAGATGGCTTAGTGACTTGTTGGGACTATGCTGGATTACACAACAGGGGAAAGTTGGAATGCGCAGGATTTTGGGATATCGATTTCGAAATGAACTATAAATCCTGTATGGATAATTCAAGTATGATCTTAGACTTTGGAatcgaataa
- the LOC120349416 gene encoding golgin subfamily A member 4-like, which produces MFKKLKDKIAEEVKQSPLKSVQQLASAVVSPSSSSVFEPSSNDHFCIDDDDEDNQDTPKNSPAKAGGFTTVNLHGQTSSVASLDASFSHDTSTRSRKSSVSSVTSDASSFFPRYEPSSNSFHLQSDLESASEVEDSLNVQLDRVSKENLYEAYRKLRMRYNKYKGRFVDLAEHYRRLEKENTKCKNILLDTQDKALRRFSELREQCALEQEAKAHLEEALRSDLEEKDHLIRTLNTKIELLKKGDELEKPATQDKNLMDFSNPPSDDSKALEERVKNLELMLEESKASILEKNEIIGKHQNELASTKNLYSQKLSSLTKDLNDAKEQIEQLQSTVSSMKKREEESTLSLAENKLTVHKELEMRDEQLKRYKTSVEDLTKERDDLNSRVNQLQNELSALNGSNRVIDEEKTDLQVRIFLN; this is translated from the exons ATGTTCAAGAAATTGAAAGATAAGATAGCTGAAGAGGTGAAACAATCTCCGTTAAAATCAGTACAACAACTCGCAAGT GCAGTAGTTTCGCCCTCCAGCAGCTCAGTGTTTGAACCTTCTTCGAATGATCACTTCTGCATTGATGATGACGACGAAGATAATCAAG ATACGCCAAAGAATTCGCCGGCCAAAGCTGGTGGGTTCACCACGGTGAACCTGCATGGACAAACGTCATCAGTGGCCTCTCTGGATGCGTCCTTCTCGCACGACACCAGCACTCGCTCCCGCAAGTCGTCCGTCAGCTCAGTGACCAGTGATGCCTCGTCGTTCTTCCCACGCTATGAACCGTCATCCAACAGTTTTCATCTGCAA TcggatctggagtcagccagtGAAGTGGAAGATTCACTCAATGTACAACTTGACCGAGTTAGCAAAGAAAATCTGTATGAAGCCTATCGTAAGCTGCGAATGCGCTATAACAAGTATAAGGGCAGATTCGTAGACTTGGCAGAGCATTATCGACGGCTCGAAAAGGAAAACACCAAATGCAAG AACATCCTATTAGATACTCAAGATAAAGCGTTGAGGAGATTCAGTGAGCTGCGGGAGCAGTGTGCGCTCGAGCAAGAAGCCAAAGCTCATTTGGAAGAGGCTCTGCGAAGTGATCTGGAAGAGAAGGATCACTTGATACGAACTCTCAACACAAAG ATTGAACTATTAAAAAAAGGAGATGAGCTGGAGAAACCTGCAACGCAAGATAAAAATCTTATGGATTTTTCAAACCCACCCAGCGATGACAGTAAAGCTCTTGAAG aAAGAGTAAAGAACTTGGAATTGATGTTGGAGGAAAGTAAAGCATCCATATTGGAAAAGAACGAGATCATTGGCAAACATCAGAATGAATTAGCATCTACTAAG AACCTCTATTCTCAGAAGCTGTCGTCATTAACTAAAGATTTGAACGATGCCAAGGAGCAAATCGAGCAACTGCAAAGTACGGTGTCGTCAATGAAAAAGAGGGAAGAGGAATCGACGCTCTCTCTTGCCGAAAACAAGTTGACAGTGCACAAGGAATTGGAAATGAGGGACGAGCAGCTGAAGCGCTACAAGACTAGTGTGGAGGACCTAACAAAAGAGAGAGACGACCTGAATAGTAGAG TAAATCAGCTGCAAAACGAACTTAGTGCCTTGAATGGAAGCAATCGCGTCATCGATGAGGAGAAGACAGATCTTCAGGTACGAATATTTCTCAATTAG
- the LOC120349415 gene encoding lysozyme 2-like isoform X2, whose translation MNKLLPLIFAVFSPYLLSDEGSIIVRGDLIIEPITNKCLTCICNGASRCGLEVKCDGDVCGVFSIGYEYWLDSNSPTLPFDSPESEGAYIRCVSDLSCGAEVVANYMKKNPYDCDSDGLVTCWDYAGLHNRGKLECAGFWDIDFEMNYKSCMNNSSMILDFGIE comes from the exons ATGAATAAGCTACTACCACTTATTTTTGCAGTTTTCTCTCCATATCTGTTGTCTGATGAAGGCTCCATTATTG TACGTGGAGATCTAATTATCGAGCCGATCACCAACAAATGCCTGACGTGTATTTGCAACGGAGCGAGTCGATGTGGTCTCGAAGTGAAGTGCGACGGAGATGTGTGTGGCGTTTTCTCCATTGGCTACGAGTATTGGCTGGACTCCAACTCACCCACACTGCCCTTCGATAGCCCCGAATCAGAAGGAG CGTACATAAGATGCGTCTCAGATCTTAGCTGTGGTGCAGAAGTGGTTGCCAACTATATGAAGAAAAATCCATAT GATTGCGATTCAGATGGCTTAGTGACTTGTTGGGACTATGCTGGATTACACAACAGGGGAAAGTTGGAATGCGCAGGATTTTGGGATATcgattttgaaatgaactataaATCCTGTATGAATAATTCAAGTATGATTTTAGACTTTGGAatcgaataa